The Salvia miltiorrhiza cultivar Shanhuang (shh) chromosome 1, IMPLAD_Smil_shh, whole genome shotgun sequence genome has a window encoding:
- the LOC130985801 gene encoding uncharacterized protein LOC130985801 isoform X1 has translation MVRKPSSNTFGVHIGYSQSLNHTGHVYLLDSLYHRNRDIPWKAAVDNAMSIFNAHNGKKIKNSAKWDIIKGPKQPGSTECGFFVMRYMKDIVEGFERADNISLPSLFTNVAYSQVEIDEVREEWAKCVLLHVLD, from the exons ATGGTCAGAAAACCTAGCTCTAACACCTTTGGAG TTCACATTGGATACTCACAGTCATTGAACCACACAGGCCACGTTTATCTGTTGGACTCTCTTTATCACAGAAATCGTGATATCCCTTGGAAAGCTGCTGTTGACAA TGCAATGAGTATTTTCAATGCACACAATGGAAAGAAAATCAAGAATTCAGCAAAATGGGACATCATAAAG GGTCCTAAGCAACCTGGCAGTACAGAATGTGGATTTTTTGTGATGCGATATATGAAAGACATAGTCGAAGGGTTTGAAAGGGCTGACAATATTTCTCTGCCATCATTG TTTACGAATGTAGCCTATTCTCAAGTTGAAATTGATGAAGTTCGCGAGGAATGGGCTAAGTGTGTTTTATTACATGTGTTGGACTGA
- the LOC130985801 gene encoding uncharacterized protein LOC130985801 isoform X2, with translation MWIHIGYSQSLNHTGHVYLLDSLYHRNRDIPWKAAVDNAMSIFNAHNGKKIKNSAKWDIIKGPKQPGSTECGFFVMRYMKDIVEGFERADNISLPSLFTNVAYSQVEIDEVREEWAKCVLLHVLD, from the exons ATGTGGA TTCACATTGGATACTCACAGTCATTGAACCACACAGGCCACGTTTATCTGTTGGACTCTCTTTATCACAGAAATCGTGATATCCCTTGGAAAGCTGCTGTTGACAA TGCAATGAGTATTTTCAATGCACACAATGGAAAGAAAATCAAGAATTCAGCAAAATGGGACATCATAAAG GGTCCTAAGCAACCTGGCAGTACAGAATGTGGATTTTTTGTGATGCGATATATGAAAGACATAGTCGAAGGGTTTGAAAGGGCTGACAATATTTCTCTGCCATCATTG TTTACGAATGTAGCCTATTCTCAAGTTGAAATTGATGAAGTTCGCGAGGAATGGGCTAAGTGTGTTTTATTACATGTGTTGGACTGA